In Limibacter armeniacum, a single window of DNA contains:
- a CDS encoding glutamate-cysteine ligase family protein has product MANKKYSLFEVTGIELEYMVVDKSSLKVTPVVDQLFHNRVGSYVSDIECGDIDWSNELVAHVVELKTAQPVKSLNGLSQLFHQQVTDINKRLAPLQAQLMPTAVHPLMDPDSETQLWQHEYNEIYALYNRIFDCRGHGWSNLQSMHINLPFANDEEFGKLHAAIRVLLPIIPALSASSPILDGQYTGYKDTRMHAYLQNQLRIPILTGALVPEKVFDKASYHKQIFEPIIEAIKPFDTEGVTDHHFLNSRGAIARFDRGAIEIRVIDLQECPAADIAIAALIVESLKVMVEETWSNVIVQQSWDEQRLKELFLKVIKEGENAIIRDEAFLALFGIKAMALKASAIWMHLYDKVGSRLAPEMQEVLEHIFTKGSLATRISKAVGMQPDEARIKEVFNELATCLSENRIFG; this is encoded by the coding sequence ATGGCAAACAAAAAGTACAGCTTGTTTGAGGTAACAGGCATCGAACTGGAATATATGGTGGTGGACAAATCTTCCCTCAAGGTAACACCTGTGGTAGATCAGCTTTTCCATAACCGTGTAGGAAGCTATGTTTCAGATATTGAATGTGGTGATATCGATTGGTCCAACGAGTTAGTAGCACATGTGGTAGAGCTCAAAACGGCTCAACCTGTCAAGTCTCTGAACGGACTGTCACAACTGTTCCATCAGCAGGTTACAGATATCAACAAAAGACTTGCTCCTTTGCAAGCCCAACTGATGCCGACAGCCGTACACCCGTTGATGGACCCAGATTCGGAAACGCAACTTTGGCAACATGAATACAACGAGATCTATGCACTTTACAACCGCATTTTTGACTGCCGTGGTCATGGTTGGTCAAACCTGCAAAGTATGCATATCAACTTGCCTTTTGCCAATGATGAAGAATTCGGAAAACTACATGCTGCTATCAGGGTATTACTACCAATTATACCTGCACTTTCAGCAAGTTCGCCCATATTGGATGGTCAATATACAGGCTACAAGGATACCCGAATGCATGCATATTTACAGAACCAATTGCGTATACCTATTCTGACAGGTGCACTGGTTCCTGAAAAGGTTTTTGATAAAGCCAGTTATCACAAGCAGATCTTCGAGCCGATCATTGAAGCCATTAAGCCATTTGATACGGAAGGGGTTACAGATCACCACTTCCTAAACTCGCGTGGTGCTATTGCTCGCTTTGACCGCGGTGCTATTGAGATCAGGGTTATTGACTTGCAGGAGTGTCCTGCCGCTGACATCGCCATTGCAGCGCTGATTGTTGAGTCATTGAAGGTCATGGTTGAAGAGACATGGTCCAATGTAATCGTTCAACAGTCATGGGATGAGCAAAGGCTTAAAGAACTTTTCCTGAAAGTGATTAAGGAAGGTGAAAATGCGATTATCAGGGATGAAGCTTTCCTTGCGCTATTTGGCATAAAGGCAATGGCACTCAAAGCTTCTGCTATCTGGATGCACCTTTATGATAAAGTGGGCTCAAGATTGGCACCTGAGATGCAAGAGGTGTTGGAGCATATTTTTACAAAAGGGTCTTTAGCTACACGTATTTCCAAAGCAGTAGGTATGCAACCTGACGAAGCCCGCATCAAGGAGGTTTTCAATGAACTTGCTACTTGCCTGTCTGAAAACCGCATCTTTGGATGA
- a CDS encoding RimK family protein, with amino-acid sequence MRKIIVVDNPKQWKFGIEGVDIIAPKDYLTDNRYSMLKNVRIFNLCKDYSYQSKGYYVSLLAEARGHKPLPDVKNIIDVEARALVRVISDSLYDLIQQKLKKIKSNEFELSVYFGQNVAKQYVQLCRELHKHLQVPLLRAKFVKSKEEWILQNVRTIALNDIPEDHLPYVEQFAREYFARKRYVMPKEDSSIYDLAILINDKDPSPPSNKEALQKFTNMAAKIGFAVEIIKPQDFNRLSAFDALFIRTTTNVNDETYRFARRAASEGIVVIDSPDAIMKCSNKVYLAELLTVNNIPQPKTMIVHQRNKKDIIPTLGLPCVLKLPDSSFSLGVKKVKTKEELEATLKALFKESDLIIAQEYAYTDFDWRIGVLDGKVIYACRYYMAKGHWQIYNWNSRTKQEKEGDFDCVPAEEVPADILEVSLKACSLIAKDGLFGVDVKEVNGKPIIIEVNDNPSIDAGVEDFLLKDELYLLIMQSLKNKIEDKISVAKNGKQKVQLV; translated from the coding sequence ATGAGAAAAATTATTGTTGTTGACAATCCTAAGCAGTGGAAGTTTGGCATCGAGGGAGTGGATATTATTGCACCAAAAGATTACCTGACTGACAATCGTTATTCAATGCTGAAAAACGTACGGATTTTCAACCTGTGCAAAGATTACAGCTATCAATCAAAAGGATATTATGTCTCTCTGTTGGCAGAAGCCCGTGGACATAAACCGTTACCTGATGTCAAAAATATTATTGACGTTGAAGCACGTGCTTTAGTCAGGGTAATATCGGATTCTCTATATGACTTGATTCAGCAAAAACTGAAAAAGATCAAGTCCAATGAGTTTGAGTTGAGTGTTTACTTTGGACAAAACGTAGCCAAGCAATACGTACAGCTTTGCCGTGAGCTGCACAAGCACCTACAAGTGCCATTGCTGAGAGCAAAGTTTGTTAAAAGCAAAGAGGAATGGATACTGCAAAACGTCAGAACCATTGCTCTAAATGATATTCCAGAAGACCATCTTCCATATGTAGAACAGTTTGCCCGTGAGTACTTTGCCCGCAAACGTTATGTGATGCCTAAAGAAGATAGCTCTATCTACGATCTGGCAATCCTTATCAATGACAAGGATCCTTCACCGCCATCAAATAAAGAGGCGTTGCAGAAGTTTACCAATATGGCTGCCAAGATCGGGTTTGCTGTAGAAATCATTAAGCCACAGGATTTCAACAGGTTGTCCGCTTTTGATGCACTGTTTATACGGACAACAACTAACGTCAACGATGAAACTTACCGTTTCGCAAGGCGTGCTGCATCAGAAGGTATCGTGGTGATCGACTCTCCTGATGCCATCATGAAATGCAGCAACAAAGTTTACCTGGCAGAACTGCTGACGGTCAATAATATTCCGCAGCCGAAGACCATGATTGTACACCAACGGAACAAGAAGGACATTATTCCTACCCTTGGATTGCCATGTGTACTGAAGCTACCAGACTCGAGCTTTTCATTGGGGGTAAAAAAAGTAAAGACCAAAGAAGAGTTGGAGGCTACCTTGAAAGCATTATTCAAGGAATCAGACCTGATCATTGCTCAGGAGTATGCCTACACTGACTTTGATTGGAGAATTGGTGTATTGGATGGCAAAGTCATTTATGCATGCCGTTACTATATGGCTAAAGGACATTGGCAGATTTATAACTGGAACAGCCGTACGAAGCAGGAAAAAGAAGGGGATTTTGATTGTGTTCCAGCAGAAGAAGTTCCTGCAGACATACTGGAGGTTTCTCTAAAAGCCTGTTCCCTGATTGCCAAGGATGGCCTCTTTGGAGTGGATGTCAAAGAGGTAAATGGCAAGCCTATTATTATTGAAGTCAACGACAACCCAAGTATTGATGCGGGCGTTGAAGACTTCCTGCTCAAGGATGAGCTATATCTGCTGATAATGCAGTCACTTAAAAATAAAATAGAAGATAAAATATCAGTTGCTAAGAATGGCAAACAAAAAGTACAGCTTGTTTGA